In Eucalyptus grandis isolate ANBG69807.140 chromosome 4, ASM1654582v1, whole genome shotgun sequence, the following proteins share a genomic window:
- the LOC104441612 gene encoding cytochrome P450 78A9, producing the protein METHTDFFWIFALPAKYHDLSLPSLLLLLLPFVATWLLRALSRWSHPGGPAWGRHHHHHRHHPVPIPGPRGLPVLGSMHLMHGLAHRRLAAAAARHQAGRLMAFSLGETRAVVASDPDVARDILNSPAFADRPMKASAYGLMFDRAMGFAPYGRYWRVLRRLAAGHLFSPREVGAGVARRQVIAEQMVSAVGSRNRVSFQVREIVGRASLNNMMGSVFGREYELLHENEETRELRALVEEGYDLLGMLNWSDHLPWLAGLDLQRVRFRCSELVPRVNRFVGRIIQEHKGRTGRGSFDFVDVLLSLQGEDKLSDHDMIAVLWEMIFRGTDTVAVLIEWILARMVLHPHIQSRVHEELDRVVGRSRPLMESDLPSTPYLSAVVKETLRMHPPGPLLSWARLAIEDTTVGGYYVPAGTTAMINMWAITRDPKVWEDPLEFTPERFVGRDDATAEFSVFGSDGRLAPFGSGRRVCPGKALGLTTVTYWLGRLLQEFEWAQVNHSPVNLSEVLRLSCEMVNPLTVKVSPRRS; encoded by the exons ATGGAGACTCACACAGACTTCTTCTGGATTTTCGCTCTCCCCGCCAAGTACCACGACCTCTCCCTCCccagcctcctcctcctcctcctccccttcgtCGCCACCTGGCTCCTCCGCGCCCTCTCCCGCTGGTCTCACCCCGGCGGGCCCGCCTGGGGCcgacaccaccaccaccaccgccaccaccccGTCCCCATCCCCGGCCCCCGCGGCCTCCCCGTGCTCGGCAGCATGCACCTCATGCACGGCCTCGCCCACCGcaggctcgccgccgccgccgcccgccaccaGGCCGGGCGGCTGATGGCCTTCAGCCTCGGGGAGACGCGGGCCGTCGTGGCCTCCGACCCCGACGTCGCCCGGGACATCCTCAACAGCCCCGCCTTCGCGGACCGCCCCATGAAGGCGTCCGCCTACGGGCTCATGTTCGACCGGGCCATGGGGTTCGCCCCCTACGGCCGGTACTGGCGGGTGCTCCGCCGGCTCGCGGCCGGTCACCTCTTCTCCCCGAGGGAGGTGGGCGCAGGGGTGGCGCGGCGGCAAGTGATTGCAGAGCAGATGGTATCGGCCGTCGGCAGCCGCAACAGAGTAAGCTTCCAGGTACGGGAGATCGTGGGCCGCGCATCGCTGAACAACATGATGGGCTCGGTGTTCGGGCGGGAGTACGAGCTTCTGCACGAGAATGAAGAGACGCGGGAGCTGCGAGCTCTGGTGGAGGAAGGTTACGACCTGCTCGGGATGCTGAACTGGTCCGACCACCTGCCGTGGCTCGCGGGCCTGGACCTGCAGCGGGTGCGGTTCCGGTGCTCCGAGCTGGTGCCCCGGGTGAACAGGTTCGTCGGCCGGATCATCCAGGAGCACAagggtcggaccggtcggggaAGCTTCGATTTCGTCGACGTTCTGCTCTCTCTTCAGGGGGAGGATAAGTTGTCGGACCACGACATGATCGCTGTTCTTTGG GAAATGATATTCAGAGGAACGGACACGGTGGCGGTTCTCATTGAGTGGATCCTAGCGAGGATGGTGCTCCATCCTCACATCCAGTCGAGGGTCCACGAGGAGCTCGACCGCGTCGTCGGTAGATCGCGACCGTTGATGGAATCGGACCTCCCGTCGACGCCATACCTCTCCGCCGTCGTGAAGGAGACCCTTCGAATGCACCCGCCGGGCCCGCTCTTGTCATGGGCCCGGCTGGCGATTGAGGACACGACCGTGGGCGGTTACTATGTGCCTGCGGGCACGACGGCAATGATCAACATGTGGGCCATCACGAGGGATCCGAAGGTGTGGGAGGACCCGCTTGAGTTCACGCCGGAGAGGTTCGTGGGCCGGGACGACGCCACGGCAGAGTTCTCGGTCTTCGGGTCGGACGGGCGGCTTGCCCCGTTCGGGTCAGGCAGGAGGGTGTGCCCCGGGAAGGCCTTAGGCTTGACCACGGTGACTTATTGGCTGGGACGTCTGCTCCAGGAGTTCGAGTGGGCCCAGGTGAATCACAGCCCCGTGAATCTATCTGAAGTCCTGAGGCTCTCCTGTGAAATGGTCAACCCGTTGACCGTCAAAGTGAGCCCTAGGCGATCGTAA